One part of the Marinobacterium rhizophilum genome encodes these proteins:
- a CDS encoding FKBP-type peptidyl-prolyl cis-trans isomerase gives MQIAENTIVQIHYTLKNAAGDVIDTSAGQEPLAYLHGGGNIVEGLETALVGKAVGDKLDVTVEPERGYGERREDLVQDVERSNFVGVEEIEVGMQFLAQTPWGEQPVTVIAVADDSVQLDGNHPLAGETLNFSVEVVDVRQASEEELQHGHAHGEGGHHH, from the coding sequence GTGCAGATAGCTGAAAATACCATAGTGCAGATTCACTATACCCTGAAAAACGCCGCCGGCGATGTGATCGATACGTCCGCAGGACAGGAACCGCTGGCCTATTTGCACGGCGGTGGCAACATCGTTGAAGGTCTCGAGACGGCCCTGGTCGGCAAGGCCGTGGGCGACAAGCTGGATGTAACCGTTGAGCCCGAGCGTGGCTACGGTGAACGTCGCGAAGATCTGGTACAGGATGTTGAACGCAGCAACTTTGTCGGTGTCGAGGAAATCGAAGTCGGCATGCAGTTTCTGGCACAGACGCCCTGGGGCGAGCAGCCGGTAACCGTTATCGCCGTCGCGGATGACAGCGTACAGCTGGACGGCAACCATCCCCTGGCCGGTGAAACCCTGAACTTCTCGGTAGAGGTTGTGGATGTTCGCCAGGCCAGCGAAGAAGAGCTGCAGCACGGCCACGCCCACGGTGAAGGTGGTCACCACCACTAA
- the maiA gene encoding maleylacetoacetate isomerase — MELFTYFRSSAAYRVRIALNLKGIEHRLTTVNLLTGEQRGDHYLALNPQGLLPALKLDSGELLTQSTAILEYLETAYPQTPLLPADPVAAAQVRAWASLIACDIHPVDNLRVLKYLKGTLQVSDDDKTAWYLHWIREGFDVLESQLKAAPYCNGAEVTLADLYLIPQVYNALRFKLDMAAYPKIQSIWEACNRLPAFDAARPENQPDSTL, encoded by the coding sequence ATGGAACTCTTTACCTACTTCCGCTCCTCCGCCGCCTACCGCGTGCGGATCGCCCTCAACCTCAAGGGGATTGAACATCGACTGACAACGGTGAACCTGCTCACCGGTGAGCAGCGCGGCGACCACTATCTGGCGCTCAACCCCCAGGGCCTGCTGCCGGCGCTGAAACTGGACAGCGGCGAACTGCTGACCCAGTCAACGGCCATCCTGGAATACCTCGAAACAGCCTACCCGCAGACGCCACTGCTGCCGGCCGATCCCGTCGCCGCTGCACAGGTGCGCGCCTGGGCCAGCCTGATTGCCTGTGACATTCACCCGGTCGACAACCTGCGGGTACTGAAATACCTCAAGGGCACGCTGCAGGTCAGCGATGATGACAAGACCGCCTGGTACCTGCACTGGATTCGCGAAGGCTTTGATGTGCTGGAATCCCAGCTAAAAGCCGCGCCCTATTGCAACGGCGCCGAGGTTACGCTGGCAGACCTGTACCTGATTCCCCAGGTGTACAATGCCCTGCGGTTCAAGCTCGACATGGCGGCCTACCCGAAGATCCAGTCGATCTGGGAGGCCTGCAACCGCCTGCCCGCCTTCGATGCGGCACGACCGGAAAACCAGCCCGACTCGACGCTCTGA
- the hmgA gene encoding homogentisate 1,2-dioxygenase — MTNPSELKYLNGFGNEHETEALPGALPRGQFNPQRCEYQLYTEQFSTTAFTAPRHSNRRTWTYRIRPSIAMGDFTPMDKGLIRTAPITEADCPPNVLRWDALPMPQVPTDFIDGMITVAANGDARSQVGIGIHVYRANTGMGQRVFYNADGEMLFVPQQGALLAYTELGILHVKPGEILVIPRGIKFRIELPEGPVRGYICENYGAALHLPERGPVGANGYANDRDFQYPVAWFEDQDGDYEVVTKFCGNLYRAPVDHSPLDVVAWVGTSAPYKYDLARFNVINTVSFDHPDPSIFTVLTSPSESAGVANVDFVIFPPRWMVAENTFRPPWYHRNIMSEFMGLIEGVYDAKEKGFEPGGMSLHNCMTPHGPEAAVFEKASAADLKPEQYKDTLAFMFESRYVIAPTRHALESDARQHNYVDCWSGLKKYFNGDK; from the coding sequence ATGACTAATCCGAGCGAACTCAAATACCTCAACGGTTTTGGCAACGAGCACGAGACCGAAGCCCTGCCTGGCGCCCTGCCCCGGGGCCAGTTCAATCCCCAGCGCTGTGAATACCAGCTCTACACCGAGCAGTTCAGCACCACCGCTTTCACGGCGCCGCGGCACAGCAACAGGCGCACCTGGACCTACCGCATCCGCCCGTCCATTGCCATGGGTGACTTCACGCCGATGGACAAGGGCCTCATCCGTACCGCCCCCATCACCGAAGCGGATTGCCCGCCCAATGTGCTGCGCTGGGATGCACTGCCGATGCCGCAGGTTCCGACCGACTTTATCGATGGCATGATTACCGTGGCAGCCAATGGCGATGCCCGCAGCCAGGTCGGCATTGGCATCCACGTTTACCGTGCCAATACCGGCATGGGCCAACGGGTGTTTTACAACGCCGACGGCGAAATGCTGTTCGTACCCCAGCAAGGTGCACTTCTGGCCTACACCGAACTGGGCATCCTGCACGTAAAACCCGGCGAGATCCTGGTCATCCCCCGTGGCATCAAGTTCCGTATTGAACTGCCGGAAGGCCCGGTACGCGGTTATATCTGCGAGAACTACGGCGCCGCTTTGCACTTGCCGGAACGCGGCCCGGTTGGGGCCAACGGCTATGCCAATGACCGGGATTTCCAGTACCCGGTGGCCTGGTTCGAAGACCAGGACGGCGACTACGAGGTCGTGACCAAGTTCTGCGGCAACCTGTACCGTGCGCCTGTAGACCACTCCCCGCTGGATGTGGTGGCCTGGGTCGGCACCTCGGCGCCCTACAAGTACGACCTGGCGCGCTTTAACGTCATCAATACCGTCAGTTTCGACCATCCGGACCCGTCCATCTTCACGGTGCTGACCTCCCCGAGCGAAAGCGCCGGCGTGGCCAATGTCGACTTTGTGATCTTCCCGCCGCGCTGGATGGTGGCCGAAAACACCTTCAGACCCCCCTGGTATCACCGCAACATCATGAGCGAGTTCATGGGCCTGATCGAAGGCGTCTATGATGCCAAGGAAAAAGGCTTTGAGCCCGGTGGCATGAGCCTGCACAACTGCATGACGCCCCATGGGCCCGAAGCCGCCGTGTTTGAGAAAGCCAGCGCGGCCGACCTCAAGCCCGAACAGTACAAAGACACCCTGGCGTTCATGTTCGAGTCGCGCTACGTGATTGCACCCACCCGGCATGCCCTGGAATCCGACGCCCGTCAGCACAACTATGTGGACTGCTGGAGCGGACTGAAAAAATACTTTAACGGCGACAAATAA
- a CDS encoding MarR family winged helix-turn-helix transcriptional regulator — MSEPTDSTPKSLILNQFIPYRMVNLARRMSEDLSRIYGSDAYGVSIPEWRILARLAEDQSLNSRDLGRITQMDKSKVSRGVKQLDERGYLVKRKDPQDNRATYLSLSPEGLALYQELAPQALDWESRLISALDSSEYRDLMRILEKLDRQIDKLQE; from the coding sequence ATGTCAGAGCCGACTGATTCAACGCCAAAGTCACTGATACTGAACCAGTTTATTCCCTACCGCATGGTCAACCTGGCCAGGCGCATGAGCGAAGACCTGTCCCGTATCTACGGCAGCGACGCCTACGGTGTCAGCATTCCCGAATGGCGCATTCTTGCCCGCCTGGCAGAGGATCAGTCCCTCAACTCACGGGACCTGGGACGGATCACCCAGATGGACAAATCCAAGGTCTCCCGCGGCGTGAAGCAGCTCGATGAGCGCGGCTACCTGGTCAAGCGCAAAGATCCCCAGGACAACCGGGCGACCTACCTGTCACTTTCCCCCGAAGGCCTTGCCCTGTACCAGGAGCTCGCTCCCCAGGCCCTGGACTGGGAAAGTCGCCTGATCAGCGCGCTGGACAGCAGCGAGTATCGCGACCTGATGCGCATCCTCGAAAAGCTCGACCGGCAGATCGACAAGCTGCAGGAGTAA
- a CDS encoding cation:proton antiporter has product MESGLHIAHLVAGIIALLLIATLTLALTERLRFPFTVALVLVGMALAQLGGTYPEALGPLQGLEISSGLILYVFLPTLVFESAFHLDARQLRRDIAPVLMLAVPGLLVSTFIIGAVMALATPIPFVAALLLGAILSATDPVAVISLFKRLGAPRRLTVLVEGESLFNDATSIVLARVLVGILLAGVVSTESVLGGVFDFVLVFVGGLVVGWLMALLTGYLLTLVEGLHAIEITLTTTLAYASFLVAEELLHVSGVMATVAAALTFSGWGWIRVSPAVRAYLEHFWEYMAFIATALIFLMVGLKVELSSLLDSLPLLIWLIAGMLLSRLVVVFGLMPLVERMPGALPVGRGYKAVIYWGGLRGAIALAIVLSLPTFEYSAVFTTLVMGAVLFTLLVPGLSINRLVHALALDRPSLADRFARVEGTLLAKRRAQSRIPELMAGGLFSGSIAQRLQLASDREMLSIREELAQLRRAELNANEERRLLFLRGFAEEQALFIDMFNKGHLSERSYLRLRQQVALNLDTVRFQDTLDNIAFSERRRSMLDRYRLRLLGQFGALAGQVERLRIRQVAMDYEMAWGRYQSCGRVLERFDELVETESISSHTAAEVREQYVAWHESARCQLDQMAEQFPEFVADMQERLGQRLVLLAEVEAIDEQQALGTLPAGIAESLEHEASQSLRALRGQEVKRLRVEPSELLRKVPFLKDIPATEFADLATRMRSLTVAQGDRIITQGETGDSLYLIARGVVRVIREGGTQDLQLATLMAGDFCGEMALLHRAPRSATVRAVTPCSLYELRREDVLLAMAEYPVIREALEKAARDRKPTQT; this is encoded by the coding sequence ATGGAATCCGGCCTGCATATTGCGCATCTCGTGGCCGGTATCATCGCCTTGTTGCTGATCGCCACGCTGACCCTGGCGCTGACCGAACGGTTGCGCTTTCCCTTTACCGTGGCCCTGGTGCTGGTGGGTATGGCGCTGGCGCAGCTGGGAGGGACCTACCCCGAGGCATTGGGGCCGCTGCAAGGGCTAGAGATCTCGTCGGGCCTGATTCTGTATGTATTCCTGCCAACGCTGGTGTTCGAATCGGCTTTTCATCTGGATGCGCGCCAGCTGCGACGTGATATCGCGCCTGTACTGATGCTGGCGGTCCCCGGCCTGCTGGTCTCCACCTTCATTATCGGTGCGGTGATGGCGCTGGCGACCCCCATTCCCTTTGTCGCCGCCCTGTTGCTGGGGGCCATTCTCAGTGCCACGGACCCGGTGGCGGTCATCTCGCTGTTCAAGCGGCTGGGGGCGCCGCGGCGGCTGACCGTGTTGGTTGAAGGCGAGAGCCTGTTCAACGATGCCACCTCGATCGTGCTGGCCAGGGTGCTGGTGGGGATTCTGCTGGCCGGTGTCGTCTCGACCGAGTCCGTACTTGGTGGCGTGTTCGATTTTGTCCTGGTCTTTGTTGGCGGGCTGGTCGTGGGCTGGCTCATGGCACTGCTAACCGGCTACCTGCTGACCCTGGTCGAGGGGCTGCACGCGATCGAGATCACGCTGACCACAACGTTGGCCTATGCGTCCTTTCTGGTGGCCGAGGAGCTGCTGCATGTCAGCGGCGTGATGGCCACGGTAGCGGCCGCGCTGACGTTCAGCGGCTGGGGCTGGATACGGGTCTCACCGGCAGTGCGGGCGTACCTGGAGCATTTTTGGGAATATATGGCCTTTATCGCCACGGCACTCATCTTCCTGATGGTGGGTTTGAAGGTCGAGCTGTCGTCTCTGCTCGATTCACTGCCGTTACTGATCTGGCTTATTGCGGGCATGTTGCTGTCCCGCCTGGTGGTGGTGTTTGGCCTGATGCCGCTGGTGGAGCGGATGCCCGGCGCCCTGCCGGTCGGGCGGGGGTACAAGGCGGTTATTTACTGGGGCGGCCTGCGCGGCGCCATCGCGCTGGCGATCGTGCTCAGCCTGCCGACGTTCGAGTACAGCGCTGTCTTTACCACCCTGGTAATGGGGGCCGTGCTCTTCACTCTGCTGGTGCCAGGACTCAGCATCAACCGCCTGGTACATGCCCTGGCGCTCGATCGGCCGTCGCTGGCGGATCGCTTCGCCCGGGTCGAAGGCACGCTGCTCGCCAAGCGTCGAGCGCAGAGCCGGATTCCGGAGCTGATGGCGGGCGGGCTCTTCTCCGGGTCTATTGCCCAGCGGCTGCAGCTTGCATCGGATCGTGAAATGCTCAGCATTCGTGAGGAGCTGGCGCAGCTGCGCCGGGCCGAACTCAATGCCAACGAGGAGCGCAGGCTGCTGTTTTTGAGGGGCTTCGCCGAAGAGCAGGCGCTCTTTATCGATATGTTCAACAAGGGTCACCTGAGTGAACGTTCTTATCTGCGGCTGCGTCAGCAGGTTGCCCTGAACCTGGATACGGTGCGTTTTCAGGATACCCTGGACAACATCGCGTTCAGCGAGCGCCGGCGCTCCATGCTGGACAGGTACCGGCTGCGGCTGCTGGGACAGTTTGGTGCGCTGGCCGGGCAGGTCGAACGACTGCGCATCCGCCAGGTGGCGATGGACTACGAAATGGCCTGGGGACGTTACCAGAGTTGCGGCCGGGTGCTTGAGCGCTTTGATGAGCTGGTCGAAACCGAGTCCATATCGAGCCACACGGCGGCCGAGGTGCGTGAGCAGTACGTTGCCTGGCATGAGTCGGCGCGGTGCCAGCTTGACCAGATGGCCGAACAGTTCCCCGAATTCGTCGCGGATATGCAGGAACGCCTGGGACAGCGCCTGGTTCTGTTGGCCGAGGTCGAAGCGATCGACGAGCAGCAGGCTCTGGGCACGCTGCCCGCGGGCATCGCCGAGTCGCTCGAGCATGAGGCCTCACAGAGCCTGCGGGCGCTGCGTGGTCAGGAGGTCAAGCGGTTGCGGGTAGAGCCGTCGGAATTGCTGCGCAAGGTGCCCTTTCTGAAGGATATCCCGGCAACGGAATTCGCCGATCTGGCAACACGGATGCGGTCCCTGACGGTGGCGCAAGGGGATCGGATCATTACACAGGGCGAGACGGGCGATTCGCTCTATCTGATCGCCCGCGGTGTTGTCCGGGTGATTCGGGAGGGCGGTACGCAGGACCTTCAGCTCGCCACTTTGATGGCGGGGGATTTTTGCGGCGAAATGGCACTGTTGCACCGGGCGCCCCGCAGCGCCACGGTCAGGGCCGTAACGCCCTGCTCGCTGTACGAATTGCGCCGCGAGGATGTATTGCTGGCAATGGCTGAGTATCCGGTGATCCGCGAGGCGCTGGAGAAAGCGGCCCGGGACCGCAAGCCCACGCAAACCTGA
- a CDS encoding M24 family metallopeptidase, which translates to MLTMPQTLQLPNGDKVRPTFSKAELQSRLDKLRRYMAENDVQAVLFTSYHNINYYSDFVYCRFGRDYGLVITQDNYTTITANIDGGQPYRRNQLGDNVIYTDWQKDNFFYATRQLIKDGGKVGIEFDHASLQVLDKLKTALPNAQFVDIGVPTMQMRMIKSAEEIALIKQGARVADVGGAAIRDAIAVGVPEYEIALAGTQAMVREIAGTFPDGELMDTWVWFQSGINTDGAHNPVTSRKVEAGDILSLNTFPMIAGYYTALERTLFAEHASDRHLELWEINCKVHRRGLELVKPGARCCDIAAELNEIFAEHDVLQYRTFGYGHSFGTLSHYYGREAGLELREDIDTVLEPGMVVSIEPMLMIPEGRAGAGGYREHDILVVGDSSAENITRFPFGPEHNIIRG; encoded by the coding sequence ATGCTAACCATGCCTCAGACGCTTCAGCTGCCCAACGGCGACAAGGTACGCCCGACGTTCAGCAAGGCTGAACTGCAGTCGCGACTCGACAAGCTGCGCCGCTACATGGCGGAAAACGATGTTCAGGCGGTGCTCTTTACCTCCTACCACAACATCAACTACTACAGCGATTTCGTCTACTGCCGCTTTGGCCGCGACTACGGCCTGGTCATCACCCAGGACAACTACACCACCATCACCGCCAATATCGACGGTGGCCAGCCGTATCGCCGCAACCAGCTGGGCGACAACGTCATCTACACCGACTGGCAGAAAGACAACTTCTTCTACGCCACCCGGCAGCTGATCAAGGATGGCGGCAAGGTCGGCATCGAGTTCGACCACGCCTCGCTGCAGGTGCTCGACAAGCTGAAAACCGCCCTGCCCAACGCCCAGTTCGTGGATATCGGCGTGCCCACCATGCAGATGCGCATGATCAAGTCCGCCGAGGAAATCGCCCTGATCAAGCAGGGTGCCCGGGTAGCCGATGTGGGTGGCGCCGCCATCCGCGATGCCATCGCCGTGGGCGTGCCCGAGTACGAAATTGCCCTGGCCGGCACCCAGGCCATGGTGCGCGAAATCGCCGGCACCTTCCCCGATGGCGAGCTGATGGACACCTGGGTCTGGTTCCAGTCCGGTATCAACACCGATGGCGCCCATAACCCGGTAACCTCACGCAAGGTCGAGGCGGGCGATATCCTCAGCCTCAACACCTTTCCGATGATCGCCGGCTACTACACGGCGCTGGAACGCACCCTGTTCGCCGAGCATGCCTCCGACCGCCACCTGGAGCTGTGGGAGATCAACTGCAAGGTGCACCGTCGCGGCCTGGAGCTGGTGAAACCCGGTGCCCGCTGCTGCGATATCGCCGCCGAACTGAACGAGATCTTCGCCGAACACGACGTGCTGCAGTACCGCACCTTCGGTTACGGCCACTCCTTCGGCACCCTGAGCCACTACTACGGCCGCGAAGCCGGCCTGGAGCTGCGTGAAGACATCGATACGGTACTCGAGCCCGGCATGGTGGTCTCCATCGAACCGATGCTGATGATCCCCGAAGGCCGCGCCGGTGCCGGCGGTTACCGTGAACACGACATCCTGGTGGTGGGCGACAGCAGCGCCGAAAACATCACCCGTTTCCCCTTCGGCCCCGAGCACAACATCATCAGGGGCTAA
- the fahA gene encoding fumarylacetoacetase, producing the protein MTTLNETHDSTLTSWVTSANSGDTDFPIQNLPFGSFRRQGSTEALRGGVAIGDQILDLAAAHTTGLFDGLAGDALQAATEPTLNRFMGMGKTAWSALRLALSRALRTGSSAQAELQQCLVAQSDAEYALPCTIGDYTDFYTSVHHATSVGSLFRPDNPLLPNYKWVPIGYHGRASSIDVSGQTFHRPKGQTKAPDATEPSFGPCKRLDYELEIGIFMGSGNALGEPVSIDQAEDHVFGICLFNDWSARDIQAWEYQPLGPFLAKNFASTISPWLVTLEALAPYREAFSRDAADPQPLPYLSSPANSAEGALDIQLECLLQTEQMRAAGQAPTRLSTSSFKHSYWTIAQMVAHHTVNGCNLQPGDLLGSGTQSGPEAAEAGSLLELSHGGKQAISLPNGETRTFLEDGDAVVMRGFCAKQGAARIGFGEVVGTVLPARA; encoded by the coding sequence ATGACAACACTGAACGAAACCCACGACAGCACACTCACCAGCTGGGTCACATCCGCCAACAGTGGCGATACCGATTTCCCGATTCAGAACCTGCCCTTTGGCAGCTTCCGCCGCCAGGGCTCCACTGAAGCCCTGCGTGGCGGCGTCGCCATCGGCGACCAGATTCTGGACCTGGCCGCGGCCCACACAACCGGCCTGTTCGACGGCCTGGCTGGCGATGCGCTGCAGGCAGCAACAGAACCCACGCTTAACCGTTTTATGGGCATGGGCAAAACGGCCTGGTCGGCGCTGCGCCTGGCGCTGTCCCGCGCCCTGCGTACCGGTTCCAGCGCCCAGGCCGAGCTGCAGCAGTGCCTGGTTGCCCAGAGCGACGCCGAGTACGCCCTGCCCTGCACCATTGGCGATTACACCGACTTCTATACCTCGGTGCATCATGCCACCAGCGTCGGCTCGCTGTTTCGCCCGGACAACCCGCTGCTGCCGAATTACAAGTGGGTACCGATCGGCTACCACGGCCGCGCCTCCTCCATCGATGTTTCCGGGCAGACCTTCCACCGCCCCAAGGGACAGACCAAGGCACCGGATGCGACCGAACCGAGCTTTGGCCCCTGCAAACGACTGGACTACGAACTGGAGATCGGCATTTTCATGGGTAGCGGCAATGCCCTGGGGGAACCGGTGAGCATCGACCAGGCCGAGGATCATGTGTTCGGTATCTGCCTGTTCAATGACTGGTCGGCACGGGATATCCAGGCCTGGGAATACCAGCCACTGGGGCCTTTCCTGGCGAAAAACTTCGCCTCGACCATTTCCCCCTGGCTTGTCACCCTGGAAGCGCTGGCCCCGTACCGCGAAGCCTTCTCGCGCGATGCCGCCGACCCGCAGCCGCTGCCGTACCTGAGCTCGCCTGCCAACAGCGCCGAGGGCGCACTGGACATCCAGCTTGAATGCCTGCTGCAGACTGAACAGATGCGCGCCGCCGGCCAGGCCCCGACGCGCCTGTCCACTTCCAGCTTCAAGCATTCCTACTGGACCATCGCCCAGATGGTGGCGCACCACACCGTCAATGGCTGCAACCTGCAGCCCGGCGACCTGCTGGGCTCCGGTACCCAGTCCGGCCCCGAAGCGGCCGAAGCCGGTTCCCTGCTGGAACTGAGCCACGGCGGCAAGCAGGCCATCAGCCTGCCCAACGGCGAAACCCGCACCTTCCTGGAAGATGGCGACGCCGTGGTGATGCGCGGGTTCTGTGCCAAACAAGGTGCTGCTCGCATCGGCTTTGGCGAAGTGGTGGGTACCGTGCTGCCCGCCCGGGCCTGA
- a CDS encoding endonuclease: protein MRMLWVALLVPLYTFAGPPVSFSAAKREMASIYADNPQSFYCGCRYAALGKRLEPDLASCGYTARKNANRAGRIEWEHVMPAWVFGHQRQCWQQGGRRACSKDPEFKRMEADMNNLVPAIGEVNGDRSNYAYGMIAGESRAYGACDVEVDFKGRMLEPADGVRGDIARIYFYMRDRYQLRLSTSETRLLEAWHRTDPVDTWELERNRRIRTVQGFGNPHVEAEPDMLVRNRVP, encoded by the coding sequence ATGCGTATGTTGTGGGTGGCACTGCTGGTGCCACTTTATACGTTTGCCGGCCCGCCGGTGTCTTTCAGTGCGGCCAAGCGTGAAATGGCCTCGATCTATGCCGATAATCCACAGTCGTTTTACTGCGGGTGCCGCTACGCTGCACTGGGCAAGCGGCTAGAGCCGGATCTGGCCAGTTGTGGCTATACCGCTCGCAAGAACGCTAACCGTGCCGGGCGTATCGAATGGGAACATGTGATGCCGGCCTGGGTGTTCGGGCATCAGCGCCAGTGCTGGCAGCAGGGCGGGCGACGGGCGTGCAGCAAGGATCCCGAATTCAAGCGCATGGAGGCCGACATGAACAACCTGGTGCCGGCCATTGGTGAAGTCAACGGTGATCGATCCAACTACGCTTACGGTATGATCGCCGGCGAATCGCGGGCCTATGGTGCCTGCGATGTCGAAGTGGACTTCAAGGGGCGCATGCTTGAGCCCGCCGATGGCGTGCGGGGTGATATTGCCCGCATCTACTTTTACATGCGGGATCGCTACCAGTTGCGCCTGAGTACAAGTGAGACGCGGCTGCTGGAGGCCTGGCACCGGACCGATCCGGTCGATACCTGGGAGCTGGAACGCAACCGGCGGATTCGCACCGTTCAGGGATTTGGCAATCCCCATGTTGAAGCCGAGCCGGATATGCTGGTCCGCAACCGGGTCCCCTGA
- a CDS encoding sodium:solute symporter family protein, whose protein sequence is MDSYNWLNWGLLLGSFAVLIYIGYASSRTVKSDDASGFLVAGRSLGPFVGAGTIVATGFSGWGFMGSPGVAFEFGAIEILGNFFFAPAMVIAVLYFASFLRKQADSLGSCTIPQYIAQLHGSGPLSRLVQAVAALISIVLLLVFLTSQIKAVGLLGASWLGIDLGNSAAMMIGVIILYTMLGGLAAVAWTDTLMVCGMAVGAVVMMLQMFTDLSPAELFARLDALDPALLNPVTAQPYGEEKSSVFLVLPYAFLFTAVLPYMAVRFLALKPGVKFHQVAIWVAPLGCLLSLVPIVGLYVRAKHPELADADQAMPYYLSHYLHPVLGGTITLFILFAMKSTANSLLHTISSAASHDLRLALFPNSGASSERVLWINRSAVALLGLTGLLMMLYAPPFMLSWLGILGTGTLLAVMIGPVFISSIWRGNSYGALAAMFSGLVTSGGCLLLTDLGWVEGPLIGCAVSSFMYVAVSQLTLSRSPRTQSTGLPRQEPQGQPRSQASHG, encoded by the coding sequence ATGGACAGTTATAACTGGTTGAACTGGGGCCTGCTACTGGGCTCCTTCGCTGTACTGATTTACATCGGCTATGCCTCCAGCCGCACCGTCAAGAGCGACGATGCATCGGGGTTTCTGGTAGCAGGCCGCTCTTTGGGCCCCTTTGTGGGTGCCGGCACCATCGTCGCCACCGGTTTTAGCGGTTGGGGCTTTATGGGGTCGCCCGGTGTCGCCTTCGAGTTCGGCGCCATCGAAATCCTCGGCAACTTCTTTTTCGCCCCGGCCATGGTGATCGCCGTGCTGTACTTTGCCAGCTTTCTGCGCAAACAGGCCGACAGCCTGGGCAGCTGCACCATCCCGCAATACATTGCACAGCTGCACGGCAGCGGGCCTCTATCCCGCCTCGTTCAGGCTGTGGCGGCACTGATCTCCATCGTCCTGCTGCTGGTCTTCCTCACCAGCCAGATCAAGGCGGTGGGTCTGCTCGGTGCCTCCTGGCTTGGTATCGATCTTGGCAACAGCGCTGCCATGATGATCGGCGTCATTATTCTCTACACCATGCTGGGCGGGCTCGCCGCCGTGGCCTGGACCGACACCCTGATGGTTTGCGGCATGGCCGTCGGCGCCGTTGTCATGATGCTGCAGATGTTTACCGACCTGAGCCCTGCCGAGCTGTTCGCCCGCCTTGACGCCCTGGACCCGGCCCTGCTCAACCCCGTCACCGCGCAGCCCTATGGCGAAGAAAAAAGTTCGGTATTCCTGGTACTGCCCTACGCCTTCCTGTTCACCGCGGTACTGCCGTATATGGCGGTGCGCTTTCTCGCGCTCAAGCCCGGCGTCAAGTTCCACCAGGTCGCCATCTGGGTGGCGCCGCTGGGCTGCCTGCTGAGCCTGGTGCCCATCGTCGGCCTCTATGTGCGCGCCAAGCACCCGGAACTGGCCGATGCCGATCAGGCGATGCCCTACTACCTGAGCCACTACCTGCATCCGGTACTGGGTGGCACCATTACGCTGTTTATCCTCTTCGCGATGAAATCCACCGCCAACTCCCTGCTGCACACCATCTCGTCGGCCGCCTCCCACGACCTGCGCCTGGCGCTCTTTCCCAACAGCGGCGCCTCCAGCGAAAGAGTCCTGTGGATCAACCGCAGCGCCGTGGCACTGCTGGGCCTGACCGGCCTGTTAATGATGCTGTATGCACCGCCGTTCATGCTGTCCTGGCTGGGTATCCTGGGCACCGGCACCCTGCTGGCGGTCATGATCGGGCCGGTATTTATTTCGTCCATATGGCGCGGCAACAGCTACGGCGCCCTGGCGGCCATGTTCTCGGGGCTTGTCACCAGTGGCGGCTGCCTGCTGTTGACGGATCTGGGCTGGGTTGAAGGGCCGCTGATCGGCTGCGCGGTATCGAGCTTCATGTACGTTGCCGTCAGCCAGCTGACGCTCTCAAGATCGCCCAGAACCCAGTCAACCGGGCTCCCCCGCCAAGAGCCCCAGGGGCAACCCCGGAGCCAGGCAAGCCATGGCTGA